Within the Nitrospira sp. genome, the region GATTTTGTTGGCAACGGCCGCTCGTAACATATTTGAGTCGATGATCAGGTTGGTGTTGAACAACGAGAACTGATTGCCGAACACATAATTGATGCCGGCAACCACGTCAGCCAGGTGATAGACGATGTCCTGTCCTTCCGTCGCTTGTTCACAGTTCCGGTAATCAGCGAGATCGAGTTCCAAGAACCGATGCTCCATATCAATGACCGGCACACCGTTTTCCCCAAGCAAGTTCGTTTTCTTCCCGCGCCACAGATTGTCGGCTACGGTCACCTGGGCGCCGGCGGCGGCGAGCCGCGCCACGAGGTGAGACCCGATCTGACCAGCCCCTCCGGTGACGAGTACACGTTTGTTTTTCCAGTACATGGTGTTCCCTTTCTCACAACTATACGGTTTCAGTCCCGTATGATACCCGAGTGTGTCTTCTTGAGATGATCAGCGACGCGCAAGGCCATGGCGACGATGGTCAACGTCGGATTGGCATGGCTCGACGTCGGAAATACCGAACTGCTGGCGACAAACAAATTGTCGACGCCATGCACTCGGCAGTGTTCATCAACCACCCCCTGCGCAGGATCAGCCGCCATGCGCGTGGTCCCAATATGATGCCCCAGGACGGCTTTCACATCGTGCATCAATTGCGGCACGTCATCCCCGAGATACGTTAGATAGCCGCAGTCCTGCCTCCGAAGCTCTTGATCCAGAAGCCGGTGCGCTCGCTGCACGCTCTCCCGATCCTGCGCTGTCACCTGAAAGTGAAGCCGTAATCGCGGCATCCCCAATTCGTCCTGCACATCATCCAGGGTCACGCGATTGTCCCGATGCACAATTTGCTCGCTCTGAAAATAGAGATAGTATGTGTTCGAACGGGACCGCATGAGCAGCGAGGGAATACGTCGCCGCTGGAGTAAGCGCTTTCGGCCAAACTTGGGAAGCACCGAAAGGGCTTGAGGCGATCCCATCAAGATGTTCTTCAAATGCCGCCAATACAGTGCGTACTTGCCCGTTCCCAGTTCCTCTTGCTGCCTTCCGCCCAACAGCCGTTTGAGCAGGAACGTGGCCGACAACACGGCGTTTCCGTGACCGGGATCTCCGAGCAGCGGCCGATCGAGAAGCATATACAGATTCAAGAGTTCGTGACGTCGCTGAGCAGCCTCTGAAAACCCGATCCGTCGCCTGCAGAAGACTCCTTGCGGATCGGCTTCGTATCCGAACATCACCTCTTGCCCAGCCGTGAGCGTGACGCTCGCGATCACCCCATGAATGTGGGACATGTACCCGCGCCCCAGCCAGTCCGAGTGGTTGCCGATCCCTCCCTGATGCACGCTCCGTGATGCCAGGAGCAGCCGCGTAGTCTCCAGCCCCCCCCCCGCCAGCACGATAGTGTGCGCGCGCACATGAAAACGACGCCTCGCGAACGTCGCCACTTCAACCGACTCGATTCGGGTCCCGTCCGGCGAGGGGTGCAATTCAACTGCAGGCGCGTGCAGCAGGACACGCACATGTTTCGCCTTGGTCAGATCGGATCGATACACCTTGCCAAATTGAGTCGGCGGACTCCATCGCTCGAGACTTGAGGTACAGACATCTCCATCCTCAAAGCCAGGCAACATCGTGGGGAATGCACCGGGAAGCGCTGAAGCAACGTCGTAGTCGTATGCCCCACACTCGCAGTACACATGCGCACGTCGATAGTAATCGTGCATCTCTTTCTGCGAAAACGGCCAGCCGCTGTACGACACCCAGTCGCGTCGATCAAAGTCGAGAGAATCGAACGGGAGACAACGTCCCCCCCACAGCGAAGTGGTGCCTCCGAGTTGGCGATACCGGGCTTGATCCAAGGGGACGTGGCGGACCGAATCGTTGAGTGCCCCCTGATAGAGCGCTTGACTCTCGCCGGCACGTGTCTTCCCCCCGGCCTCCAGGAGAATGATGCTCTTCCCAGTCGCCTCGAGTTCTTTGGCCAGAGTGATACCAGCAGCCCCTGCCCCCACGATGCAGACGTCCGCCGACAGCATCTGTCCATCTGGGACTGTTTTCGCGTCAAGCAACATGGACGCACCTCAGAGTTTCTTCGATCGCACCGAGATTTTCGCGCAAATGCGTCCGGCATCCCATGCCGGCCAACATCACCCCAACCTCCGGGCGTTGAACGAGCGGCCGGAATGCGGCGGATACGGACCCGGCAGCCATCGCGTCATGGGACAAAATCTCGCGCGCAATCACGCCGACGCCGAGCACACCTGCACGTTCCAGGAGCGGCAGGGCCGATTCAATTCGACTACGGTCGAGGGGAACTTGCACGCAGGCGACGCCCGGGTGCTCGACCCATGAATCGGCATCCTCCAATGAACGGCAGGAGACTCCGAAGTGACGCAGCTTCCCGTCTGCCCTCAAACGCAACAAGAGTTCAAACACCTCATTGCGCTGGGGAAGATCAACCGGAGGATTGTGCAAGAGGAAGAGATCGATGCGATCCACGCCTAAGCGCCGCAAACTTCCTTCAATCCGGCGACAGAGATAGTCCGGATTGAAACACTGCCCCTCCTGACAACGCCGAGTGCGTGTTGTGGCCCCACGGGCGGACGGCCAGCGCCGCAGCAGAACATTCAGGACCGGCTTGACCATGCGAACAAGGCCTTCCACCGGACCAACTGTTAAACCTGCTTTGGTGCAAAGAATCATCCCGTCGCCCTGATCACGATAGACACGCCCGAGCAGTCGCTCGCTATCACCTTGTCCATACACGTCCGCCGTGTCGAAGAAGGTAATGCCGGAATCTCTTGCTGCACGGAGCGTCGCCTCGATTTCGCCGGGCGAATGGCGGGTCGCCAGTGAGGCGATCATCGAGCACCCGAAACCCAACAGAGAGGGAGTCAGATCCGAATTACCGAGCCTGCGATACTGCACAATCAGCTCCCGTCCTCAGGAGATCCGCATACCGCGCCCCGGTCAGACCCGCAATAGTCTCCCAGGAGATCTCAGTCGCGGCCGCTCGGACATTCGCACTCATGCGTGAGTACAACGCTTCATCTCTCAGCAGTCGCACCATGGCTTTCGCCAACAAGTCTGGATCCTTCGGAGGCACGAGCAATCCCGTCGATTCATCCGTCACCACTTCATCAAATCCACCGACCCGGGTGGCGATCACCGGCTTCCCGAACCCGAACGCCGAGGCGAGGACCCCACTGTTCCATCCATTTTCATACGGCAGAACGAGAAACCTGGCGGCGGTGAAGTAGCCAGCCATTTGTGCAAAACTGGCATATTCCGGCACCAACCGCACGCGCTCCTGCAGCCCCAACTCCTCCACCTGACGCTGCAAGGGAGCGATATCCATCAAGGGTTTTCCGACGATCAAGATCAGCGTGTTCGGGACCTGCCGAATGACTTCCGGTGCGGCAGAGAGCAGCGTATGGATGCCTTTTCTCGGCTCAATCAGACCGAAGCAGAGCACGACATGAGCGCCATCCGGAACGTTCGGCGACTCTCGCGCCGCATGCGTTCGCACGAACGCGGTCAGGTCAGCGATCGGTAGCACCGTGATCCGTTCGCGCGGTACCGAAAAATGTTCGATGACCAGCGGCTCATTCTGTTTGGCATTGAGAAATACATGCCTCATGCGGGCGTAGAGAAAGCGAAACGCCTTGATGTGATACGGTCGCAACGAGTTGGGTAAGACATCCTGCGGGGTATACACAAATGTGGCCTGACTCATGACTCTCAAGATCATCCAGAGCAGAATATACAGAGCCGGATGCTGGGCCCCCTGAAGGTGAATGATCTGCGGCTGAAACCTTAGGCAATACCAAAGCCACTTCAACAGCCTGACCGGTCTGGGTCGGTATCGATCAAACACCTCGAGCGCCCTGTACCGTTTGGGATAATCCGCCAATTCAAATCCCAACCCGGTCACAAGCGCTACGCAATGCCCTCTGTCTGCCAGTGCGTTGGCTAGGTTATGGGTATATTGCACCGTGCCGGCCCTGGGAGCCGGGGCGATGAACATAACGCGCAATCCGTCGGTCGCTGTTCCCATTTCTACTGCCGCCTTTTCTTGTACATCATGCCGCGCACGGATTGCTCCACCACACCCGGTCAGAACGTCGCAACCAGCCGTAAGCTCACTTTGTTGGCGAGGCGATTCGCCGAAGTCCCCAAAATGTCTTCCCGTTGATCGAACATGTCATACCCCAGTCGCGTCACAAACCAGGAGGCGGGGGTATACGAAATGCCGACGTTCCACTTCAGTGTGTGCACGGTCAAATCGTCCGAGCTGGTGCTCGTCAAAACCCAGGTCAACCCGGCATCGAACAGAAAGTCATTCGCAAGACGAATTTTCGTCGAGGCTCGGATGAAATCTCCGACAAGCGGTTGACTCAGGCCTCCCGACGGAGGAAACACATCGCGCATATAACCAATCTCGTACAAGGCGTTGCCGATCGACTTCTTGATGGAAGCCTGCGCAAGCACTTCGATCGTGGAAGGGTTAGGTTCCACGCGTACCGCTCCAATTGTTCCGCTCACGACCAACGTTTCCGACAGATCGAACTCCTGAGCAAGGAGAGCAGAATGAGACTGAAAGTCCCGCCCCTGGTCGAAGTCAAAGAAGCGAAACCGGTACTTCAGCGTGGTCCGCCCCCACTCAGTTTCCCGTACTCTTGCCCCTATCTCACCTTCGTGAGTCATACTGTTGTTGGCACCCGGCGTCTCAGTGGACCAGAGAAAGTTGGCATAGTTGGCCAGTAGATCCACCGACGGCGTCAGACGATGTCGCATCATCAAGGCGCCGAGATTGATTGAGGTTCGTCCAAAGGCGCCCATGACCCCGGGTGTCACTTGCTCAGTAGGATCCTGAAACGACTCGAACCGTTCAAACAACGTTACCGTCGTCCGATCGCTCAGATTCCACAATCCGAACAATTCTCCGTTCTGCCGCGACACGGCGCGGTTTTGATTCGTGTTGTTCGCATATACTCTGGACTCTATCGAATAATCAGCCGTCAGCTGCCCATCCCGTCCCGAGGTGGTGTATCCGAGTCCGGGTGCAATCTTCGTGATGAAATCGGTTCCGCGATTCTGAGCCGTAAAAAACACATTGTCCGTATACTGCTCGGTGACGGTGAGGCGTGGCGTAACCCCCTCCCGGCGAGTCGGAACACCCAGCAATAGTTTCTCGGAGGTCGGCATTCGCTCATACCCCATTTGATTCTGCCAGGATGGCAACTCGCCGAACTCTCGCTTCGGCCGAACAAACTCCCCGCTGTCCGGTTCCTCCGCCGAGACTATCGACGGAGTCAGCCAGGGCCACGCCGCCAATGCCATCCCCACCATCGGAAGACGCAACCAACGGAACACCACATCGACCAGCACGTTCCCACCGTTCAACACGGTGTCCCGCCTGCTGCTGCCTTCCACGGCTGTCATCAGGCCCTGCATTCTCTGTAACACGCGACTTCGCTTTCGTCCCGGAGTTGTGAGTGATCGTCGCGGCTACGGAACGATCACCGTATCTCCAGGCCGAAGCATGACATTCTGGTTACTATCTTCACCCTGCACAAACTTGCTGTAGTTGAATGGAATCCGCTGCTCTCCGCTTCGGCCAGGATTCACGATGAAAATCTTATTTCGCGAAGCAAACGTGGTCAGACCGCGCGCCATCGCCAACGCTTGAATCACGGTGACCGGGCCCTTCAAATCAAACACACCAGGCTGCATGACTTCGCCCAGGACGAAGATGCGGAAACTGTGCGTGGCCTCCAAGATCACAGTGACCTGCGGGTCCTGGATGTGCTGCTTGAGCTGTTTGTTGATCCGCTCCTCGATTTCTCCCAGCGTAAGTCCCTTTGCCTCAATTTCGCCGATCAATGGATAGTTGATCTTTCCGTCCGGACGGACCGTGACAATAGTCGAGAGCTCCTTGTGTTTCCAGATGAAGACATTCAGCACATCCCCTGCCCCCAACCGGAACGGGCCACTCCAGCCCATTTCCGGTGTCGGCACCAACGCCGCTTCGGGCTCAGATGCCTGTGCTCCACCCGCAAAACACAACGCCATAAAGAGAACCACCCAGATCGTGCGAAGAATTCGTTGCATGACTCGCCCCTCCGTAACGTGAACTTAATTGGTCTTACTGAGTAACATCGGCACCGTGCGCATCAGCCCGGTGGCCATCACCGCGGCCCGGCACACCAATAGGAATGGTGCAGCCAGCCGCAATCCAGAATCCTCACGCGGCAACTGCCATAGAAACGGAGCCGCCGTGGCGGCAAACAGACCGCCGGCAAGCCCAGCCACAGACGCGGCATGGGGGACAACCGGACTGAGGACTAGCGCGCCGGCACCCAACACCACCGAACCGATCTGCAGTTTCAGCGTTTGAGGGGTGTAGGAATCACGGATCGCTTTCCCTGGGAACCGCTTGTACACCATGACTCGCCAATAGGCCCGACTGTGTTTCTTGCGAAGATACTGCGTGAGGGTCGACGGATGTTGATGATAGATAATCGCTGCCTGGTTAAATTTGATCTTATAGCCGGCTGTGGCGACCCGGTACGAAAGATCTGTGTCTTCGTTGTCGGCGACGGGAAAGCTCGTGTCGAACCCACCGATCGAGCGGAAGACTTCGCGTCGGAATCCCGCAGAGTAGGAAAACACTACGTCCACATATTCTGCCGCAGCCAGTTGACGATACCGTGCCTCAAATTCGGCCTGTGCAAACCTCGCGACGAGACTTCGTTGCTTCGTCTTGTACGCGCCCTTGACAGCGGCAATTGCCGGTGACTGAAAGGGCGCGACCATCTCCTTGATCCAATCGACATGCGGCACACAATCGGCGTCGGTAAATAGCAGAAACTCTCCTTGAGCGGCTTCTGCTCCAAGATTCCTGGCCGCCGCCGGGCCTCGATGGGCCTGACGAAGCACGCGCACCTTGGGCTGCGCTGCCCCCCAGTCTGTCACATGCCGCTCGATATATTCAGGCGTACCATCTGTGGATTCGTCATCGACAATGATCAGTTCGACTTCGCCTGCCGGAAAGGACTGCTTCGCAAAAGCGTCCAGGCCGTCATGAATTGTCTTCGTGGCGTTGTAAGCCGGGATGACAACCGATACACGTATTCCCATGAGTACCTCACTTCCGATCTGGAGCAGCGCAAGCGGTGTGCGAACACATCGCTTCACACTAAAAACCACCGCCGCTCATAACCACCGCCCGGTGGCTTGCCTACTGAATCACGCCTTTGCCCTCGCCATGGTTCCAATCGCAATGGCCATCGGCAATGTCAGCCAAATCTCACGCACCATCGGAGTGATCATGAGGAACGCCATCTGCCCGAAAATGATACTGCACATCAGAATAGCGTACGGCCGCAATTCCGGGTGTGGTAGGCCGCGCTTCGTGGACATCAGTGCCCAGAGCCACAACCCCAGAAAGGCGACAAGCGCGAACACACCCAGTTCACTCGCCACTTCCAGAAAGACATTGTGAATCGTGGATGGATGGGAAGAGTGATTTGCCCAAGCCGGTAAGTATTTTGTGTAATGCCAAATGGACTGACCGAAACCGACACCGAACCAAGGATGGGCACAGAAAAGCCTCCAGCCCCCGACGATCGACTCCAAGCGAAACTCCCAACTTCCGCTCGCTTCATTGACATCGGCTTTTCCGAAGAGCCCACCGCTTTCTATGGCATGTACTCCGGTCGAGAAAGACTCTGAAATTGCCTGATAGCTCAGGAACCCTGTGAAAACCAACAACGCCCCAACCGGGAGCAACATCCGGACGGCGCGGGAATGAAAGAACACTGCGACGACCGACATCACCACAAATCCGATCATTGAGCTTCTGGCGAACGTGTAGAACCAAGCGTATCCCATCAGCGACAACATGCCTCCAAGCATGATCCGTATCGTGATGCGCGATTCCGTAAGACATAAAAATGCGGTACAGGGAATCGCCATGAGAAAAAAGCTGGCCAGCATAATCGGGTGCGACGTCGTGCCTTCAGCGCGAATTTTTCCGTCCAGGATGGCGCTGAGCGTCCCATCCACACCACCTTCGCCGGGTTGACCGA harbors:
- a CDS encoding GMC family oxidoreductase: MLLDAKTVPDGQMLSADVCIVGAGAAGITLAKELEATGKSIILLEAGGKTRAGESQALYQGALNDSVRHVPLDQARYRQLGGTTSLWGGRCLPFDSLDFDRRDWVSYSGWPFSQKEMHDYYRRAHVYCECGAYDYDVASALPGAFPTMLPGFEDGDVCTSSLERWSPPTQFGKVYRSDLTKAKHVRVLLHAPAVELHPSPDGTRIESVEVATFARRRFHVRAHTIVLAGGGLETTRLLLASRSVHQGGIGNHSDWLGRGYMSHIHGVIASVTLTAGQEVMFGYEADPQGVFCRRRIGFSEAAQRRHELLNLYMLLDRPLLGDPGHGNAVLSATFLLKRLLGGRQQEELGTGKYALYWRHLKNILMGSPQALSVLPKFGRKRLLQRRRIPSLLMRSRSNTYYLYFQSEQIVHRDNRVTLDDVQDELGMPRLRLHFQVTAQDRESVQRAHRLLDQELRRQDCGYLTYLGDDVPQLMHDVKAVLGHHIGTTRMAADPAQGVVDEHCRVHGVDNLFVASSSVFPTSSHANPTLTIVAMALRVADHLKKTHSGIIRD
- a CDS encoding aldo/keto reductase encodes the protein MIASLATRHSPGEIEATLRAARDSGITFFDTADVYGQGDSERLLGRVYRDQGDGMILCTKAGLTVGPVEGLVRMVKPVLNVLLRRWPSARGATTRTRRCQEGQCFNPDYLCRRIEGSLRRLGVDRIDLFLLHNPPVDLPQRNEVFELLLRLRADGKLRHFGVSCRSLEDADSWVEHPGVACVQVPLDRSRIESALPLLERAGVLGVGVIAREILSHDAMAAGSVSAAFRPLVQRPEVGVMLAGMGCRTHLRENLGAIEETLRCVHVA
- a CDS encoding glycosyltransferase family 4 protein, whose protein sequence is MGTATDGLRVMFIAPAPRAGTVQYTHNLANALADRGHCVALVTGLGFELADYPKRYRALEVFDRYRPRPVRLLKWLWYCLRFQPQIIHLQGAQHPALYILLWMILRVMSQATFVYTPQDVLPNSLRPYHIKAFRFLYARMRHVFLNAKQNEPLVIEHFSVPRERITVLPIADLTAFVRTHAARESPNVPDGAHVVLCFGLIEPRKGIHTLLSAAPEVIRQVPNTLILIVGKPLMDIAPLQRQVEELGLQERVRLVPEYASFAQMAGYFTAARFLVLPYENGWNSGVLASAFGFGKPVIATRVGGFDEVVTDESTGLLVPPKDPDLLAKAMVRLLRDEALYSRMSANVRAAATEISWETIAGLTGARYADLLRTGADCAVSQAR
- a CDS encoding outer membrane beta-barrel protein; the encoded protein is MTAVEGSSRRDTVLNGGNVLVDVVFRWLRLPMVGMALAAWPWLTPSIVSAEEPDSGEFVRPKREFGELPSWQNQMGYERMPTSEKLLLGVPTRREGVTPRLTVTEQYTDNVFFTAQNRGTDFITKIAPGLGYTTSGRDGQLTADYSIESRVYANNTNQNRAVSRQNGELFGLWNLSDRTTVTLFERFESFQDPTEQVTPGVMGAFGRTSINLGALMMRHRLTPSVDLLANYANFLWSTETPGANNSMTHEGEIGARVRETEWGRTTLKYRFRFFDFDQGRDFQSHSALLAQEFDLSETLVVSGTIGAVRVEPNPSTIEVLAQASIKKSIGNALYEIGYMRDVFPPSGGLSQPLVGDFIRASTKIRLANDFLFDAGLTWVLTSTSSDDLTVHTLKWNVGISYTPASWFVTRLGYDMFDQREDILGTSANRLANKVSLRLVATF
- a CDS encoding polysaccharide biosynthesis/export family protein yields the protein MQRILRTIWVVLFMALCFAGGAQASEPEAALVPTPEMGWSGPFRLGAGDVLNVFIWKHKELSTIVTVRPDGKINYPLIGEIEAKGLTLGEIEERINKQLKQHIQDPQVTVILEATHSFRIFVLGEVMQPGVFDLKGPVTVIQALAMARGLTTFASRNKIFIVNPGRSGEQRIPFNYSKFVQGEDSNQNVMLRPGDTVIVP
- a CDS encoding glycosyltransferase, whose product is MGIRVSVVIPAYNATKTIHDGLDAFAKQSFPAGEVELIIVDDESTDGTPEYIERHVTDWGAAQPKVRVLRQAHRGPAAARNLGAEAAQGEFLLFTDADCVPHVDWIKEMVAPFQSPAIAAVKGAYKTKQRSLVARFAQAEFEARYRQLAAAEYVDVVFSYSAGFRREVFRSIGGFDTSFPVADNEDTDLSYRVATAGYKIKFNQAAIIYHQHPSTLTQYLRKKHSRAYWRVMVYKRFPGKAIRDSYTPQTLKLQIGSVVLGAGALVLSPVVPHAASVAGLAGGLFAATAAPFLWQLPREDSGLRLAAPFLLVCRAAVMATGLMRTVPMLLSKTN
- a CDS encoding O-antigen ligase family protein produces the protein MRPNLGALAAPTFIGAALGASVLALSTKALAILIAGTAFGTMAASVAFPYYILVATIPVQVDLISSITVTKLITPLTIGMVTFNALTHRGPWPLVMRWPAGYLAGVFFLASIVSLVLAEGLRGLPGEAAKIPVYGALFFLTLTFNRTPEDFRRLLWVIAFTGLGEALITAAQVHYGFVMPGDWRKNLGQPGEGGVDGTLSAILDGKIRAEGTTSHPIMLASFFLMAIPCTAFLCLTESRITIRIMLGGMLSLMGYAWFYTFARSSMIGFVVMSVVAVFFHSRAVRMLLPVGALLVFTGFLSYQAISESFSTGVHAIESGGLFGKADVNEASGSWEFRLESIVGGWRLFCAHPWFGVGFGQSIWHYTKYLPAWANHSSHPSTIHNVFLEVASELGVFALVAFLGLWLWALMSTKRGLPHPELRPYAILMCSIIFGQMAFLMITPMVREIWLTLPMAIAIGTMARAKA